Below is a window of Acidobacteriota bacterium DNA.
AAGGGACAGGGCAACAAGGGCGGCGGCAAAGGGGAGCAGTTCGTCACGGCCATCACGTCGCAGACCGAGGACTACTCGCGCTGGTACCTCGACGTGGTGCTGCGCGCGGAGTTGGCCGACTACACGCCGGGTCTCAAGGGGTGCATGACGATCCGGCCGTACGGCTATGCGATCTGGGAGCGCATCCAGCAGCTCCTCGACGCGCGCCTCAAGGCCACCGGACACGTCAACGCCTACTTTCCGCTTTTCATTCCCGAGAGCCTCCTGATGAAGGAGGCCGAACACGTCGAGGGCTTCGCGCCGGAAGTCGCGTGGGTCACGCACGGCGGCAAGGAGAAGCTCGAGGAGAAGCTCGCGATCAGGCCGACGTCGGAGGTCATCATCGGCACGATGTACGCCAGGTGGCTGCAGTCGTGGCGCGACCTGCCCATTCTCATCAACCAGTGGGCCAACGTGGTGCGCTGGGAGAAGGTGACGCGGCCGTTCCTGCGGACCACGGAGTTCCTCTGGCAGGAAGGCCACACGGTGCACGAGACCGAAGCCGAGGCCGAGGAGGAGACGCTGAAGATCCTCGGCGTCTACAAGGAGTTCGTCGAGACCGAGCTCGCGATGCCGGTGATCGAGGGGAAGAAGAGCGACGCGGAGAAGTTCGCCGGCGCATCGAAGACCTATTCGATCGAGGCGTTGATGGGTGACGGCCGCGCGCTCCAGGCCGGTACGTCGCACAACCTGGGACAGAACTTCGCGAAGGCGTTCGAGATCAAGTTCCAGGGCCGCGACAAGGTCGAGCAGCACGCGTGGACCACGTCGTGGGGCGTGTCCACGCGCCTCATCGGCGGGCTGATCATGGTGCACGGCGACGACAGCGGCCTGGTGCTGCCGCCCAACATCGCGCCGTACCAGGTGGTGATCGTGCCCATCCCGCGCGGCAACTGGCAGGAGACGGTGCTGCCGCACGCGCGCGCGATCCGTGACCAGTTGGTGGCGGCAGGCGTCCGCGTGATGCTCGACGACCGCGACGCCTACACGCCCGGCTGGAAGTTCGCCGACTGGGAGATGCGTGGCGTGCCCGTGCGCCTCGAAATCGGCCCCAAGGACATCGAGAAAGAGCAGGTCGTGCTCGCGCGCCGCGACACGCGCGAGAAGGCGTTCGTGCCCAACGCCACGCTCGTCTCGCAGGTCGAAGGCTGGCTCGCCGACATCCAGACGGCGCTCTTCGAGAAGGCGCGGCGCACGCGCGACGAACGGACGCACTACACGGAGAGCTACGAGGAGTTCAAGGCGCTGATGGCGGGCGCGCGTCCCGGCTTCGTCTTCGCGCCGTGGTGCGACGATGCGGCCGTCGAGGCGCAGGTCAAGGCCGAGACGCAGGCCACGATTCGCAACTACCCGTTCGAGGCGCCCGCCTTCGCGGGCAAGCACTGCTTGGTCACGGGACGTCCGGCCACCGTGATGGCCTGCTTCGCCAAGGCGTACTGACGCCGGCTCAGGCGCTCGCCTCCCGGCGGGCGCCTATCCCCACAACGCGGCCGATGCCTCGGGAAGGCGTGCGGCGAGCTTCTTCGCGATCGCGTGACGCTTCGTGATGCGTTCGCGCGCGACAACGGCGCGGAAGATCGCCACGAGCTGATCGCGGAACCACGGGTCGCCGGTGGCCTGCCACGCGTCGGCCACCTCGTCGAGCACCGACGCGTCGCCCACCTGCTGCAACGCAGACAGCATGCCGACCGGCGTGTGCGCGCCGAGTTTCTCGAGCGCTTCGCGCAAATCGTAGACAGCGAGCCGGCTGCCGCGTGCAGCGAGGGCGAGGTGCGCCGTGGCGCGCACCACGCGCCATGGCTCGACGTCATCGGCCGCCACGCTCGTCTCGTGCGCGCGCACGCGCTCGATCGCGCGATGGATGGTCGTCAGCGGCGCGTCGGTGCCCGCGGCGGCAATCAGGAGGCGGAACTCCTCGGGACTGCCCGGGAGATCGCGCGCGAGGATCGCGTCGAGTTCGGCATCTGGTGCCCGGTCGATGTCACCTCCGTGCTCGCCTGCACCGTCCTGATCGCCACCTGCCGCTTCCCGCAGGGCCGCCGATGTGTCGCGACGCAGTTGCGCGCGCAGCGGTTCGACGATGTCGGTGTCGTAGGTGGAGGAGCGGTCGGCGGTGCCGGTGATGGCGTCGAAGGCACGGAGGCGCACGATGTCGGGTCGCGACGTATCGAGCAGCGTGGCAGTGAGGGCGTCGAGCGCTGTGGCTGAGACGTGGCTGTCGCTGGCGTCGAGCAGCGCCCCCATCGCGTCGACGGCCGCCGTGGCCACGTCGGCATCGTCATGAGCGAGGAACGGTCTGACTGTCGACAGGATGCCCGGATCGCCGATGCGTTCGAGCACGCGCAGCAGGCGCGGCCGATGCGCGTCAGGCGCGGCGCCGATGCGCTGGACCGCCTGTCGCAACGCGGCCCTGCCGATGATGGCCAGCCGCGCCACCGTGGCTTCGACCACTACCGGGTCCTGGCTGGTCAGGAGTTGGTCGAGCAGTGTCCTGGCTTGACCTGGGCGTGAGGGCGGCACGGCGAGCCGATCTTACCGCGGCTCGGGGCCTGGTCGCGGAGGGAGGGCCGGCTCTTCGAGCGATGGCCGGGGAAGGCAGGCCCGGCTCTCCGAGCCCGGCCGTCCTGGGAAGGGTGTGGCGCAACGCAGAAGGGGCCCGACCAGCGTGTCGCTGATCGGGCCCCTTCTGCGTTTCAGGCTACCGTGCGGCGCCTACTGCGTGACGCGGACCGTGAGGGCGGCGCGGCGGTTGAGGCGACGCGTCTCCTCGCGGCTGTTGTCGTGCTTGGGCCGCTCCTCGCCGTAGCTCACCGTGCGGATGCGGTCGGCACCCACGTTGCGGGAGGAGAGGTAGTCGCGCACCGAGTACGCACGGCGCTCGCCGAGCGCGAGGTTGTATTCGGCCGTACCGATGTTGCAGGTGTGGCCTTCGACCTCGATACGGAGCTCGGGGTTGTCGACCAGCGCCTTGATCGCCTCGTCGAGGATGCGCGTGGCTTCAGGCCGCAGCGTGTAGCGGTCGAAGTCGAAGTGCACGTCTTCGAACGTGTAGTCCTTGATGGCGGGCTTGACCACCTGGATCGTCACCGTGTCGCTCACCGAGCCACCCTTGCCGTCGGTCACCGTGACGGTGCAGGGGACGGGGCCTTCCTGCATCGGAGCGGTCCACAGCGTTTCGCGGTTGGCCGGCTGCGCGATGGTGCCGGCCGGGCACGACCACGAGTAGGTGAGCGGATCGCCATCCGGGTCGCTCGCGTCTGCCGTGATCGTCGAGCTCTTGCCGACTTCGACCGTGCACGGGTTGCAGCGCGCCTTCACCGTCGGCGGGCCGTTCTGCGCCACCGGCGGGGGGGGCGGAGGCGGCGGGGGCGGCGGGGCCGCGAACGCCGTGGCGACGCCAGGGTGGAAGCCGATGCGGAACTGCAGGCCCCAGCGATCCGACCCCTCGGACGACGCGCCCGAGTAGAGCTTGGAGCGCGCGTCGTGCGCGAGCGCGTACACGGCGCCGCCACCGACGAAGAAGCCCTTCTGGCTGAACCAGGTGGCGCCGATGGCCGCGTCGAGCGGGCTGCGGATGGGCCACGTGCCGTCGCTGACGCTGCCGTCGAAGGCCGTGAGGCCGCCCGACGTGAGCGAATCATCGAAGTAGCGCTCGCCGAAGAGCTCGGCCGTCAGCTTCAGCCCGCTGCGCGTCGGCAGGCCGAGGCCCACGCCGTACCGCAGGCCGTTGCTCTGGTTCGTGAGTTCGGCATCGGCGCGTGCGGCGAACCCGACGTAGCCCGACAGGTCGGCGCGCTCGTTGATTTCCTTGCTCAGGATGTAGTCGACGAAGAAGTCGGCCTGGCCGGAGCTGGTGCCCTTGGTGGACGAGCCCGTGGGCAGCTTGACCATCGCCTTGAGGGCCATGGCCAGCGGGGCGTCCTTGGCCTGCGACATCAGGTTGACCTTGCCGCCGACGTAGAGGTCGCCGAACGTCGTGCCCGACCAGCCCTGCTTGACCAGCGGGTAGTCGTTCACCGGACCGCCGCCTGCACTGCCGGGCGTGAAGACCGGCCGGATGTCGCGGTCGATGCGGGTGACCGTGGACAGCGCGGCGAACAGTTCCGCGCGACCGCCGACGCCGTACCCGACGGTGACCGGGAAGAAGCCGATGTCGGTGAAGCCTTCCTGGCGGTCGAAGTTCGTGTAGTAGATGCTGCCGGACCAGCGGCCGGCCGGCAGGACCTCGCCGAGCGGCACGAACCACAGACCGGTGTCACCCTGGAAGGTCGGGGCGGCCGACCGGGTTTCGGTCACCACCAGGCTCGCGGCAGGATCCTGGGCGGGCGTGGTGGCCGCGGTCTGCGCGAACCCTGCAGGCGCAGCCATCGCCAGACCCATCGCGGTGGCGAGACTTACCCTGAAGAGGCGTGTCATGTGCGTGTCCCTCGAATTCGTGTGCGTATCCAAAACGTCCTTACAAGAATCGCTTTCGCATAGTACCGGGCCCGGAGAGACGCGTCAAACCGATCCGTAAGGAACTACGGATCCGTTCGCGCGCGCTTCTTGAAGAGCCAGGCGACGCCAATACTGACGCCATACAGCCCGATCATCGGCATGGCGACAAGAAACAGTGAAAGCGGGTCGGACCCCGGCGTGACGATTGCGGCCACGACGAAGATGAGCAGGATGGCGTACTTGGTGTGCTTGAGCAGGAACTTCGGCGTCACCAGCCCCACGCGCGCCAGGAACATCACCAGCGTGGGCATCTCGAACACGAGCCCGAGGCCGAGGGCCATGCGCACGTAGAGCGAGAAGACCGGCTCGATGCGCGGCGCGAACTGCACTGTGTCGTCGGCGAAGCTGCCAAAGAAGTTCCACGCCGCCGGGAACGCCACGTAGTGCGAGAACGCGCACCCGAGCGTGAAGAAGATCGACGACATCATCACGAACGGGATCGCGAAGCGCTTCTCGTGCGCGTACAGGCCCGGGGCCACGAACGCCCAGACCTGCCACATCAGATAGGGCATCGCGAGCAGCAGCCCCGCCAGGGCCGCCATCTTCATGTAGAGCATGAAGGCTTCGGTGGGCTCGGTGTAGATGAGCTTGCCACCCGCCGGCAGGATCGCCGCCAGCGGCTTCATGATGAAGTCGAAGATCTGCTCGATGAAGGCGATGGCGGCCACGAACCCGACGAGGACACCGACGAGCGCCCGGATCAGGCGCTGGCGCAGTTCATCGAGGTGTTCGAGGAACGACATCTTCCCGCCGATACCCCCCTCTTCTTCCTCCTCGTCACCGTCTGTCGGGCGGGGAGGGGGCGGGGCGGCGGGGACGGGAGACAGGGACATGCGGGCTCGTGGCGGGACTACACGTCTGCGCCGCGCGGCGTGGTGTCGGCCACCTGCCCGCGCGTTTCGTCCTGCGCCCGATCGTAGAAATCGTCGGTGTACGGATCATCACTCGCGGCGGGGGCGGCCTCGACCGGCGGCGTGTCCGCGACGGCGGTCGAGGCGACTGCCGGTGCCGCGGCCACGGCGGGCGCCGGACGCGGCGTGCGGTCCTTCTCTTCTTCGACCCGGATTTCCTCTTCCAGGGAATTGCGCAGCTCGTTGGACGCCTTCTTGAACTCCGAGAGGGACTTGCCGAGAGACTTGCCGAGTTCGGGCAGCTTGCGCGGGCCGAACACGATCAGGGCGATGACGAAGATGATGACCAGCTCCGGCATGCCGATGGGACCGAACATCGTGACGCTCCAGGGATTTCGAAGGGCGGCCTCGTGCGACGAGGCTGCGGCGCAGACAATCCCGAATTATAGGAATGCCGTTCGAGCAGGGTCAAATGACAGCGGTGTCATCCGATCCGGCAACGGGCAACGGGCAACCGGCAACCGGGCTTCATCGCCGCCGGCAACCTCGGGTTGGAGCGATGGGAATGTGTCCGGTTGCCGGTTGCCTGTTGCCGGTTGCCGGTACCTCCCGTGTTACGCTCGAATGTCATGTCCAAGCACCGCGCGTTGCCTGCGGTCCTGTTCGCCGTCACCGTCTCCGCGCTCGTCGGAGGCGTGCTCGGACGGCGTGCGCAGGCCACCGCGGATCCCCTGACCGATCGCTACCGCGTGTTCACCGCGGCGCTGGCCGCCGTGGAGCAGGAGTACGTCGAGGACGTCGAGTCCGACCGCCTCGTCTACAGCGCGATCACGGGCATGCTCCAGACGCTCGATCCGCATTCGAGCTTCCTCGATCCCCGCGCGTACGCGCAGATGCGCGAACGGCAGGAAGGCCGCTACTACGGCCTCGGGATCACCATCTCGCCCCTCGACGGCGACATCACGGTGATGGCGCT
It encodes the following:
- a CDS encoding proline--tRNA ligase, producing the protein MSEQQQSKGQGNKGGGKGEQFVTAITSQTEDYSRWYLDVVLRAELADYTPGLKGCMTIRPYGYAIWERIQQLLDARLKATGHVNAYFPLFIPESLLMKEAEHVEGFAPEVAWVTHGGKEKLEEKLAIRPTSEVIIGTMYARWLQSWRDLPILINQWANVVRWEKVTRPFLRTTEFLWQEGHTVHETEAEAEEETLKILGVYKEFVETELAMPVIEGKKSDAEKFAGASKTYSIEALMGDGRALQAGTSHNLGQNFAKAFEIKFQGRDKVEQHAWTTSWGVSTRLIGGLIMVHGDDSGLVLPPNIAPYQVVIVPIPRGNWQETVLPHARAIRDQLVAAGVRVMLDDRDAYTPGWKFADWEMRGVPVRLEIGPKDIEKEQVVLARRDTREKAFVPNATLVSQVEGWLADIQTALFEKARRTRDERTHYTESYEEFKALMAGARPGFVFAPWCDDAAVEAQVKAETQATIRNYPFEAPAFAGKHCLVTGRPATVMACFAKAY
- a CDS encoding HEAT repeat domain-containing protein, with the protein product MPPSRPGQARTLLDQLLTSQDPVVVEATVARLAIIGRAALRQAVQRIGAAPDAHRPRLLRVLERIGDPGILSTVRPFLAHDDADVATAAVDAMGALLDASDSHVSATALDALTATLLDTSRPDIVRLRAFDAITGTADRSSTYDTDIVEPLRAQLRRDTSAALREAAGGDQDGAGEHGGDIDRAPDAELDAILARDLPGSPEEFRLLIAAAGTDAPLTTIHRAIERVRAHETSVAADDVEPWRVVRATAHLALAARGSRLAVYDLREALEKLGAHTPVGMLSALQQVGDASVLDEVADAWQATGDPWFRDQLVAIFRAVVARERITKRHAIAKKLAARLPEASAALWG
- a CDS encoding OmpA family protein, whose amino-acid sequence is MTRLFRVSLATAMGLAMAAPAGFAQTAATTPAQDPAASLVVTETRSAAPTFQGDTGLWFVPLGEVLPAGRWSGSIYYTNFDRQEGFTDIGFFPVTVGYGVGGRAELFAALSTVTRIDRDIRPVFTPGSAGGGPVNDYPLVKQGWSGTTFGDLYVGGKVNLMSQAKDAPLAMALKAMVKLPTGSSTKGTSSGQADFFVDYILSKEINERADLSGYVGFAARADAELTNQSNGLRYGVGLGLPTRSGLKLTAELFGERYFDDSLTSGGLTAFDGSVSDGTWPIRSPLDAAIGATWFSQKGFFVGGGAVYALAHDARSKLYSGASSEGSDRWGLQFRIGFHPGVATAFAAPPPPPPPPPPPVAQNGPPTVKARCNPCTVEVGKSSTITADASDPDGDPLTYSWSCPAGTIAQPANRETLWTAPMQEGPVPCTVTVTDGKGGSVSDTVTIQVVKPAIKDYTFEDVHFDFDRYTLRPEATRILDEAIKALVDNPELRIEVEGHTCNIGTAEYNLALGERRAYSVRDYLSSRNVGADRIRTVSYGEERPKHDNSREETRRLNRRAALTVRVTQ
- the tatC gene encoding twin-arginine translocase subunit TatC, with the protein product MSLSPVPAAPPPPRPTDGDEEEEEGGIGGKMSFLEHLDELRQRLIRALVGVLVGFVAAIAFIEQIFDFIMKPLAAILPAGGKLIYTEPTEAFMLYMKMAALAGLLLAMPYLMWQVWAFVAPGLYAHEKRFAIPFVMMSSIFFTLGCAFSHYVAFPAAWNFFGSFADDTVQFAPRIEPVFSLYVRMALGLGLVFEMPTLVMFLARVGLVTPKFLLKHTKYAILLIFVVAAIVTPGSDPLSLFLVAMPMIGLYGVSIGVAWLFKKRARTDP
- a CDS encoding TatA/E family twin arginine-targeting protein translocase; amino-acid sequence: MFGPIGMPELVIIFVIALIVFGPRKLPELGKSLGKSLSEFKKASNELRNSLEEEIRVEEEKDRTPRPAPAVAAAPAVASTAVADTPPVEAAPAASDDPYTDDFYDRAQDETRGQVADTTPRGADV